One segment of Halococcus salsus DNA contains the following:
- a CDS encoding S8 family peptidase, whose translation MAERSGHGRRTFLKALGAGALIGGFGGVASAAPGRQSGPKEDEILVGVSEAEGGIRTAVERSVPGNAEVVHENEELSYVAVKFPDEATTAARTNFIEAVTKEDYIMYAEPNATYEALYRPNDPRYDDQYADQQVDAPTAWDETLGSSDVTIAVIDEGIKYDHPDLEDNVAADPGEDFADGDSDPYPDSLSEEVHGTHVTGIAAASVDNETGVTGIGNSTVIAGRALAEDGRGSTSDISDGIQWAADQGADVINLSLGGGGYTQTMKNAVSYATDEGALVVAAAGNDGIEGVSYPAGYSESLAVSALDPDESLASYSQYGDSVELAAPGTNLLSTWSEPGIPYDSISGTSMATPVVAGTAGLALAKWDLTNAELRDHLKNTAVDVGLADTEQGSGRVDAGNALTTEPGTGSESTMDSFGGSLSGYRDANDHTWSWTYDSPSTLRIELDGPSDSDFDVYVNTGTTRTASPGNHDYTSRSIDDDETLTIDDPDDSTAVQVSVDSYHGSGAYTLTITESA comes from the coding sequence ATGGCCGAACGATCTGGACACGGTCGGCGAACGTTCTTGAAAGCCCTCGGTGCCGGGGCACTGATCGGTGGTTTCGGTGGGGTCGCCTCGGCAGCGCCCGGTCGTCAGTCGGGACCGAAGGAAGACGAGATCCTCGTCGGGGTCTCGGAGGCCGAGGGCGGGATACGGACCGCCGTCGAACGGTCCGTGCCCGGTAACGCCGAAGTCGTCCACGAGAACGAGGAGCTGAGCTACGTCGCGGTGAAGTTCCCGGACGAGGCCACGACGGCCGCTCGCACGAACTTCATCGAGGCCGTCACGAAGGAGGACTACATCATGTACGCCGAGCCCAACGCCACTTACGAGGCGCTCTACCGGCCGAACGACCCACGCTACGACGACCAGTACGCCGACCAGCAGGTCGACGCCCCGACGGCCTGGGACGAGACCCTCGGGAGTTCGGACGTCACCATCGCCGTGATCGACGAGGGGATCAAGTACGACCACCCGGACCTCGAAGACAACGTGGCCGCGGACCCCGGCGAGGACTTCGCCGACGGGGACTCGGACCCTTACCCCGACAGCCTCTCCGAGGAGGTTCACGGGACTCACGTTACGGGTATCGCAGCTGCGAGCGTCGACAACGAGACCGGAGTGACGGGCATTGGCAACTCGACGGTCATCGCGGGCCGTGCATTGGCCGAGGACGGGAGAGGCTCGACCAGCGATATCTCCGACGGGATCCAGTGGGCTGCCGACCAGGGCGCGGACGTCATCAACCTCTCACTCGGTGGTGGCGGGTACACTCAGACCATGAAGAACGCGGTGTCCTACGCCACCGATGAAGGCGCATTGGTAGTGGCCGCAGCGGGCAACGACGGTATCGAGGGCGTCTCTTATCCTGCTGGATACTCCGAATCGCTCGCGGTGTCGGCGCTCGACCCCGACGAGTCATTGGCGTCGTACTCCCAGTACGGCGATTCGGTCGAGCTCGCCGCGCCCGGCACCAACCTCCTCTCGACGTGGTCGGAACCCGGGATCCCTTACGATTCTATCTCGGGGACCTCGATGGCGACGCCCGTGGTCGCCGGCACGGCGGGGCTCGCGCTCGCGAAGTGGGACCTCACCAACGCCGAACTTCGAGACCACCTCAAGAACACCGCCGTCGACGTCGGGCTCGCGGATACCGAACAGGGCTCGGGGCGAGTCGACGCCGGCAACGCCCTCACCACGGAACCGGGGACCGGCAGCGAATCCACGATGGACTCGTTCGGCGGCTCCCTCTCGGGCTACCGCGACGCCAACGACCACACGTGGTCGTGGACGTACGATTCGCCGAGCACGTTACGGATCGAACTCGACGGCCCGAGCGATAGCGACTTCGACGTCTACGTGAACACCGGCACGACCCGGACCGCTAGCCCGGGGAACCACGACTACACCTCGCGGTCGATCGACGACGACGAGACGCTCACTATCGACGACCCCGACGACTCGACCGCGGTGCAGGTCAGCGTCGATTCGTACCACGGCTCCGGCGCGTACACCCTCACGATCACCGAGTCGGCGTAG
- a CDS encoding NYN domain-containing protein produces the protein MLDSLREAVSTGEREPSVGLFVDGPNVLRNEFDVDLDDVRAAALEMGTLAITRLYLDEHATPGLIQAAEARGFEVRVTSGDVDVKLAVDATAAIDDLDVLAVASRDTDFKPVIEHAARRGVATFVIAPGEHGRSDALRNAAHDAVTLG, from the coding sequence ATGCTCGACTCCCTTCGGGAGGCGGTGTCGACGGGCGAGCGCGAGCCATCGGTCGGGCTGTTCGTCGACGGCCCGAACGTCCTCCGGAACGAGTTCGACGTCGACCTCGACGACGTTCGTGCCGCCGCGCTGGAGATGGGGACCCTCGCGATCACCCGACTCTACCTCGACGAGCACGCAACGCCCGGACTCATCCAGGCCGCCGAGGCGCGCGGGTTCGAGGTCCGAGTGACGAGCGGCGACGTCGACGTCAAACTCGCGGTCGACGCCACCGCCGCGATCGACGACCTCGACGTGCTCGCGGTGGCCTCACGGGACACGGACTTCAAGCCCGTGATCGAACACGCCGCCCGCCGAGGGGTGGCGACGTTCGTCATCGCGCCGGGCGAACACGGGCGCTCGGACGCGCTCCGAAACGCCGCCCACGACGCGGTCACGCTCGGCTGA
- the gcvH gene encoding glycine cleavage system protein GcvH, whose amino-acid sequence MSFEVPEDRHYLESHEWARKDGETARIGISAFAQDELGDIVFVELPEAGDAVAHDEEFGVVESIKAVSDLYAPVSGTVSAVNDDVFDAPELLNDDPYGDGWLLEVDLDDGSEFDDLLDAEAYRDQIE is encoded by the coding sequence ATGAGTTTCGAAGTTCCCGAGGACCGGCACTACCTGGAGAGTCACGAATGGGCGCGAAAGGACGGGGAGACCGCCCGTATCGGTATCTCCGCGTTTGCCCAGGACGAACTCGGCGACATCGTCTTCGTCGAACTCCCCGAGGCAGGCGACGCGGTCGCACACGACGAGGAGTTCGGCGTGGTGGAGTCGATCAAGGCGGTCTCGGACCTCTACGCACCGGTCTCGGGCACCGTCTCGGCGGTCAACGACGACGTCTTCGACGCGCCGGAGCTCCTCAACGACGACCCCTACGGCGACGGCTGGCTCCTCGAAGTCGACCTCGACGACGGGAGCGAGTTCGACGACCTGCTGGACGCCGAGGCCTACCGCGACCAGATCGAGTAG
- the gcvT gene encoding glycine cleavage system aminomethyltransferase GcvT, producing the protein MDLRDPPLGDEHAASGAKTTEFGGWAMPVEFDSIRTEHAAVREAAGKFDVSHMGQIEVSGPDAVELLNRLTTNDVASLDPGKAQYAMITDTEGTILDDTVVYRLPAEHDADFLFIPNAGHDEEMEDRWVDHRDEWGLDATVENRTTDYAMVAVQGPEAVDLLGKAVEGDIADLGRFSAGATSLDGVECLVARTGYTGEDGFELLAPWDEAAAVWNALDCQPCGLGARDTLRIEAGFLLSGQDFDAETNPRNPVEAGVSFAVDLDTEFVGRDALAAVAESGPEERFVGFELEERGIPRHGYEISAEGETVGTVTSGTMSPTLGIPLGMGYVPSEFAEPGTEVGVEIRGEPKDARIRPLPFYQR; encoded by the coding sequence ATGGACCTCCGTGACCCACCGTTGGGCGACGAACACGCCGCCAGTGGCGCGAAGACCACCGAGTTCGGCGGTTGGGCAATGCCCGTCGAGTTCGACTCCATCCGCACCGAACACGCGGCCGTCCGTGAGGCGGCCGGCAAGTTCGACGTCTCGCACATGGGCCAGATCGAGGTGTCGGGGCCCGACGCCGTCGAGCTCCTGAATCGGCTCACCACCAACGACGTGGCGAGCCTCGACCCGGGCAAAGCCCAGTACGCGATGATCACCGACACCGAAGGAACGATCCTCGACGATACGGTCGTCTATCGGCTCCCCGCCGAGCACGACGCCGACTTCCTGTTCATCCCGAACGCGGGTCACGACGAGGAGATGGAGGACCGATGGGTCGACCACCGCGACGAGTGGGGGTTGGACGCCACCGTCGAGAACCGGACGACCGACTACGCGATGGTGGCGGTTCAGGGGCCGGAGGCGGTGGACCTCCTCGGGAAAGCGGTCGAGGGCGATATCGCCGACCTCGGGCGGTTCTCGGCGGGGGCCACGAGCCTCGACGGTGTCGAGTGTCTCGTCGCGCGCACGGGCTACACGGGCGAGGACGGCTTCGAACTCCTCGCGCCGTGGGACGAGGCGGCGGCGGTCTGGAACGCCCTCGACTGCCAGCCCTGCGGCCTCGGCGCGCGCGACACCCTCCGGATCGAGGCGGGCTTCCTGCTCTCCGGCCAGGATTTCGACGCCGAGACGAACCCCCGGAACCCCGTCGAGGCGGGCGTGAGCTTCGCGGTCGACCTCGACACCGAGTTCGTGGGTCGGGACGCGCTCGCGGCGGTCGCGGAGTCGGGCCCCGAAGAACGGTTCGTGGGCTTCGAACTCGAAGAGCGCGGCATCCCGCGCCACGGCTACGAGATCAGCGCAGAGGGCGAAACCGTTGGAACGGTCACGAGCGGCACGATGAGTCCGACACTCGGGATCCCGCTCGGGATGGGCTACGTCCCGAGCGAGTTCGCCGAGCCGGGGACCGAGGTGGGGGTCGAGATCCGCGGCGAGCCGAAAGACGCACGTATCAGGCCGCTCCCGTTCTACCAACGATGA
- the gcvPB gene encoding aminomethyl-transferring glycine dehydrogenase subunit GcvPB yields the protein MNYDQARWTEDDDRYEPLLAEKRSTEVAVEDSPLPDDLTRDGLDLPDLAEPELARHYTRLSQMSYGVESGPIPLGSCTMKYNPAFTEDVAALPGAGTHPDRSEGTVQGNLELRYRLQEYLAAIGGMESVTLQPPAGAAGEFTGILVAKAYHEHHGEERSEIIVPESAHGTNFASAALAGYDVVELPNAEDGRVDVEALRAAVGEDTAALMLTNPNTLGLFERDIEEVAEVVHEAGGLLYYDGANLNALLGRARPGDMGFDVMHYNVHKTFATPHGGGGPGAGPVGVVEELAPFLPTPQVRKTDSGYETVEPERTVGKVHGFAGNWLVLIKTYAYIARLGDAGLADASAKAVLNANYLASRIDYEIPFSPFHHEFVASAGRDAADVARRMLDYGVHPPTTKWPEAVDEALMTEPTEAETRDSLDHLARAFDQAAADGDDALEAAPERTAARRIDQASAARNPRLSWQALDE from the coding sequence GTGAACTACGACCAGGCACGGTGGACCGAGGACGACGACCGCTACGAACCCCTCCTCGCCGAGAAGCGCTCGACCGAGGTCGCGGTCGAGGACTCCCCGCTGCCCGACGACCTCACGCGGGACGGGCTCGACCTCCCCGACCTCGCCGAACCCGAACTCGCGCGCCACTATACTCGTTTGTCGCAGATGAGCTACGGCGTCGAGAGCGGGCCGATCCCGCTCGGGAGCTGTACCATGAAGTACAACCCGGCGTTCACCGAGGACGTCGCCGCCCTCCCCGGTGCCGGGACCCACCCCGACCGGTCGGAGGGGACGGTGCAGGGCAACCTCGAACTCCGCTATCGACTCCAGGAGTATCTCGCGGCGATCGGCGGAATGGAGAGCGTCACCCTCCAGCCGCCGGCCGGGGCGGCCGGCGAGTTCACGGGGATCCTCGTGGCGAAGGCCTACCACGAACACCACGGCGAGGAGCGAAGCGAGATCATCGTGCCCGAGAGCGCCCACGGCACGAACTTCGCGAGCGCCGCGCTCGCGGGCTACGACGTGGTCGAACTCCCGAACGCCGAGGACGGGCGGGTCGACGTCGAGGCGCTCCGGGCGGCGGTGGGCGAGGACACCGCGGCGCTGATGCTCACCAACCCCAACACCTTGGGACTGTTCGAACGCGACATCGAGGAGGTCGCCGAGGTCGTCCACGAGGCCGGTGGACTGCTCTACTACGACGGCGCGAACCTCAACGCGCTGCTCGGTCGCGCCAGACCGGGCGACATGGGCTTCGACGTGATGCACTACAACGTCCACAAGACGTTCGCGACGCCCCACGGCGGCGGCGGCCCGGGTGCCGGACCGGTCGGCGTCGTCGAGGAACTCGCGCCGTTCCTCCCGACTCCACAGGTTCGGAAGACCGATTCGGGCTACGAGACCGTCGAACCCGAGCGGACGGTCGGTAAGGTCCACGGCTTCGCCGGCAACTGGCTCGTGTTGATCAAGACCTACGCCTACATCGCCCGGCTCGGCGACGCGGGGCTCGCCGACGCGAGCGCGAAAGCGGTGCTGAACGCGAACTACCTCGCGAGCCGGATCGACTACGAGATCCCTTTCTCGCCGTTCCACCACGAGTTCGTCGCGAGCGCCGGCCGCGATGCCGCCGACGTCGCACGGCGGATGCTGGATTACGGGGTTCACCCGCCGACCACGAAGTGGCCCGAGGCCGTCGACGAGGCGCTGATGACCGAACCCACCGAGGCCGAGACCCGCGATTCGCTCGACCACCTCGCGCGGGCGTTCGACCAAGCCGCGGCCGACGGCGACGACGCCCTCGAAGCCGCCCCTGAACGAACGGCGGCACGGCGGATCGACCAGGCGAGCGCCGCCCGGAATCCACGGCTGTCCTGGCAGGCGCTCGACGAGTAA
- a CDS encoding S8 family serine peptidase, which produces MVERPNRGRRRFLKAIGAGTLLSGLGGVASATPGREPGPKEGEVLVGVSEAEDGMRTAVERSVPGNAEVVHENEALSYVAVKFPARAAAVARTNFIEAVTKEDHVKYAEENTTYEALYRPNDPRYDDQYADQQVDAPTAWDETLGSSDVTVAVVDQGVKYDHPDLEGNVAADPGKDFVDGDADPSPDSLSEEIHGTHVAGIAAADVDNGTGVTGIGNSTVISGRALSEDGRGSTSDIADGIQWAADQGADVINLSLGGGGYTQTMKNAVSYATGQGSLVVAAAGNDGTEGVSYPAGYSESLAVSALDPDESLASYSQYGDAVELAAPGTNVLSTWPEPGTPYNAISGTSMATPVVAGTAGLTLAKWDLTNTELRSHLKNTAVDVGLSEPEQGSGRVDAGNAVTTDPADAGDGGDGGDGGGGGGDGESTTESIGGSLSGSADYDDYTWSWTYDAPSTVTVELDGPSGTDFDLYLNTGTNSAAGPRNYDYTSRSPGSDETVTIDGPDASTALQIDVDSYSGAGDYTLTITEST; this is translated from the coding sequence ATGGTCGAACGACCCAATCGCGGTCGACGACGGTTTCTGAAAGCCATCGGTGCCGGCACACTGCTCAGCGGTCTCGGTGGCGTCGCGTCGGCGACGCCGGGGCGCGAACCCGGACCGAAGGAGGGGGAGGTCCTCGTCGGGGTTTCGGAGGCCGAGGACGGGATGCGAACCGCCGTCGAACGGTCGGTTCCCGGCAACGCCGAAGTCGTCCACGAGAACGAGGCGTTGAGCTACGTCGCGGTGAAGTTCCCGGCTCGGGCCGCTGCGGTCGCCCGAACGAACTTCATCGAGGCGGTCACGAAGGAGGACCACGTCAAGTACGCCGAGGAGAACACGACCTACGAGGCGCTCTACCGGCCGAACGACCCGCGCTACGACGACCAGTACGCCGACCAGCAGGTCGACGCCCCGACGGCCTGGGACGAGACCCTCGGGAGCTCCGACGTCACCGTCGCGGTGGTCGACCAGGGGGTGAAGTACGACCATCCGGACCTCGAAGGCAACGTGGCCGCGGACCCGGGCAAGGACTTCGTCGACGGGGACGCCGACCCCTCTCCCGACAGTCTCTCCGAGGAGATCCACGGCACCCACGTCGCGGGCATCGCGGCCGCGGACGTCGACAACGGGACCGGGGTGACGGGTATCGGCAACTCCACCGTCATCTCGGGGCGCGCGCTGAGCGAGGACGGGCGAGGCTCGACCAGCGACATCGCCGACGGCATCCAGTGGGCGGCCGACCAGGGTGCCGACGTCATCAACCTCTCGCTGGGTGGCGGTGGCTACACCCAGACCATGAAGAACGCGGTCTCCTACGCCACCGGCCAGGGTTCGTTGGTGGTGGCGGCCGCGGGCAACGACGGAACCGAGGGTGTCTCCTATCCTGCCGGGTACTCCGAATCGCTCGCGGTGTCGGCGCTCGACCCCGACGAATCGCTGGCGTCGTACTCCCAGTACGGCGACGCGGTCGAACTCGCCGCGCCCGGCACCAACGTCCTCTCGACGTGGCCCGAGCCCGGCACCCCCTACAACGCGATCTCGGGAACTTCGATGGCAACCCCCGTGGTCGCTGGCACGGCCGGACTCACGCTCGCGAAGTGGGACCTCACCAACACCGAACTCCGGAGCCACCTCAAGAACACCGCCGTCGACGTTGGGCTCTCGGAGCCCGAGCAGGGTTCGGGACGGGTCGACGCCGGCAACGCCGTCACGACCGACCCCGCGGATGCCGGTGACGGCGGCGACGGTGGTGACGGTGGCGGCGGCGGGGGTGATGGCGAGTCGACCACCGAATCCATCGGCGGCTCCCTCTCGGGGTCGGCGGACTACGACGACTACACCTGGTCGTGGACCTACGATGCGCCGAGCACGGTAACGGTCGAACTCGACGGTCCGAGCGGGACCGACTTCGACCTCTACCTCAACACCGGCACGAACTCGGCCGCCGGACCGAGGAACTACGATTACACCTCCCGCTCGCCGGGCAGCGACGAGACGGTCACCATCGACGGTCCCGACGCGTCGACAGCGCTCCAGATCGACGTCGACTCCTACAGCGGTGCCGGCGATTACACCCTCACGATCACCGAGTCGACATAG
- the gcvPA gene encoding aminomethyl-transferring glycine dehydrogenase subunit GcvPA: protein MSHDRRGPAAETGSPFAPQTAEETAAMLDAVGVESEEALFDIPEAVRFEGDLGIEPRGERELRGELASLLDGNDDLTEFLGRGHYDHYVPSMVDHLSDRSEFLSSYTQYQPEVAQGFLQALFEYQSMLVELTGLAIANCSMYDAASALGEAATLALRSRSVSGTRILVPEQLQSGRREVLENYLTGTDAVVESYPMDDGNVDIDALAESLDEDCAMVYAENPTVRGTIEEELSTIGDLAADDDAVFCLGSDAVALALLSEPAAVGADVVVGDAALGLGTSGGMGLGLFACREDFLRQVPGRLVGASEDRSGRRAYTLTLQTREQHIRRERATSNICTNQAWVALRAAMHAAWLGPDGLVNLAEDCVRHARDLAERLDGIEGITAPVHDRHHIREFAARTNRPASDVRTDLEERGFAVHAIDDHLVQVCVTETNVEHADELAEALEVVA from the coding sequence ATGAGTCACGACCGACGCGGTCCGGCTGCCGAAACCGGGAGTCCGTTCGCTCCACAGACCGCCGAGGAGACGGCGGCGATGCTGGACGCCGTCGGCGTCGAGAGCGAGGAAGCCCTGTTCGACATCCCCGAAGCGGTCCGCTTCGAGGGCGACCTCGGGATCGAACCACGCGGCGAACGCGAGCTTCGAGGCGAGCTGGCGTCGCTGCTCGACGGGAACGACGACCTCACCGAATTCCTCGGTCGGGGCCACTACGACCACTACGTCCCCTCGATGGTCGACCACCTCTCGGACCGGTCCGAGTTCCTCTCGTCGTACACCCAGTACCAACCCGAGGTCGCCCAGGGGTTCCTCCAGGCGCTCTTCGAGTACCAGTCGATGCTGGTCGAACTGACGGGGTTGGCGATAGCGAACTGCTCGATGTACGACGCCGCGAGCGCGCTCGGCGAGGCCGCGACGCTCGCGCTCCGCTCGCGGTCGGTGTCGGGCACGCGGATCCTGGTCCCCGAACAGCTCCAGTCGGGCCGGCGAGAGGTACTCGAGAACTACCTCACCGGGACCGACGCGGTCGTCGAATCCTATCCGATGGACGACGGCAACGTCGATATCGACGCGCTCGCGGAGTCGCTCGACGAGGACTGTGCGATGGTCTACGCCGAGAACCCCACTGTACGAGGGACCATCGAGGAGGAGCTCTCGACCATCGGCGACCTCGCGGCCGACGACGATGCGGTGTTCTGTCTCGGCTCGGACGCGGTCGCGCTCGCCCTCCTCTCCGAACCCGCGGCGGTCGGAGCGGACGTGGTGGTCGGCGACGCGGCGCTCGGCCTCGGGACCAGCGGCGGGATGGGCCTCGGGCTGTTCGCCTGCCGCGAGGACTTCCTCCGCCAGGTCCCCGGACGACTCGTCGGCGCGAGCGAGGATCGGAGCGGGAGACGGGCCTACACCCTCACCCTCCAGACGCGCGAACAACACATCCGGCGCGAACGCGCGACTTCGAACATCTGCACCAACCAGGCGTGGGTCGCGCTCCGGGCCGCGATGCACGCCGCGTGGCTCGGTCCCGACGGGCTGGTGAACCTCGCCGAGGACTGTGTGCGACACGCGCGCGACCTCGCCGAACGGCTCGACGGTATCGAGGGAATCACCGCGCCGGTCCACGACCGCCACCACATCCGGGAGTTCGCGGCGCGAACCAACCGCCCGGCTTCCGATGTTCGAACCGACCTCGAAGAACGGGGGTTCGCGGTCCACGCGATCGACGACCACCTGGTCCAGGTCTGTGTCACCGAGACGAACGTCGAGCACGCCGACGAGCTGGCCGAGGCGCTGGAGGTGGTCGCATGA
- a CDS encoding inositol monophosphatase family protein has product MTDTDRRADLAVRAAEAGAALALDSFRGELSVETKTGKTDLVTATDRAAQDRVIETIREGFPDDAIVGEEDDALKRVPDEGPSWVIDPIDGTSNFVRGLRIWGTSVTAVLDGEPVAAATVLPALSDTYVADGSGTRLNGDPVHVSDREDPETFAVVPILLGERRLEDYTATIGALASRFGDIRRFGCSHATLAAVAGGSLEAAVATAGMSPWDTVGGAHMIRQAGGTVTDLAGERWRHDSDGLVASNGAAHEELLAAVGREE; this is encoded by the coding sequence ATGACCGATACGGACCGACGGGCCGACCTCGCGGTGCGGGCGGCGGAAGCCGGCGCGGCCCTCGCGCTCGACTCGTTTCGCGGGGAGCTCTCGGTCGAGACCAAGACCGGCAAGACCGACCTCGTCACCGCGACCGACCGCGCGGCTCAGGACCGCGTCATCGAGACCATCCGTGAGGGGTTCCCGGACGATGCGATCGTCGGTGAGGAGGACGACGCGCTGAAACGAGTCCCCGACGAGGGACCGTCGTGGGTCATCGACCCCATCGACGGCACGAGCAACTTCGTTCGTGGGCTCCGGATCTGGGGGACGAGCGTGACGGCGGTCCTCGACGGCGAACCGGTCGCCGCGGCGACGGTGTTGCCCGCGCTCTCCGACACCTACGTTGCCGACGGCTCGGGAACGCGGCTCAACGGCGACCCAGTGCACGTCAGCGACCGTGAGGACCCGGAGACGTTCGCGGTCGTCCCGATCCTGCTCGGCGAGCGCCGGCTCGAGGACTACACCGCCACTATTGGGGCGCTCGCGAGCCGGTTCGGCGACATCCGGCGATTCGGCTGTTCACACGCCACGCTCGCGGCGGTCGCGGGTGGCTCGCTGGAGGCCGCGGTCGCGACCGCCGGGATGAGCCCGTGGGATACGGTCGGCGGCGCGCACATGATCCGCCAGGCCGGCGGCACCGTGACCGACCTCGCGGGCGAGCGGTGGCGGCACGACAGCGACGGCCTCGTGGCCTCGAACGGCGCGGCCCACGAGGAACTGCTCGCGGCCGTCGGTCGCGAAGAGTAA
- a CDS encoding nuclear transport factor 2 family protein has protein sequence MSTTEDVLDHHLEAFGDQDIEATMADYADDAVVITHGDVHHGREAIADWFETELFTEFEQPDVTFDLTEKTVEGEYAYITWEADTPDTDYEFATDTFVVRDGKIVAQTLGVKATSKH, from the coding sequence ATGAGCACGACCGAAGACGTTCTCGACCACCACTTGGAAGCGTTCGGCGACCAGGACATCGAGGCCACGATGGCGGACTACGCCGACGACGCCGTCGTCATCACCCACGGCGACGTTCACCACGGGCGCGAGGCGATCGCTGACTGGTTCGAGACCGAGCTGTTCACCGAGTTCGAACAGCCAGACGTAACGTTCGATCTGACCGAGAAGACCGTCGAGGGCGAGTACGCCTACATCACCTGGGAGGCCGACACGCCGGACACCGATTACGAGTTCGCGACCGACACGTTCGTGGTCCGGGACGGGAAGATCGTCGCCCAGACGCTCGGCGTGAAGGCCACGTCGAAGCACTGA
- a CDS encoding lipase maturation factor family protein produces the protein MLDLGDYWLVRFCFRRALGLVYLVAFLVAVNQYPALHGEDGILPAADFLDRVAVRDAPGLFQLDASDRALKVCAWAGVGLSTLAVTGLADAFGTPFSMVVWGALWLLYLSFVNAGRTFYGFGWESLLLETGFLAVFLGGMHTAPPDIVVWLLRWVLFRVMFGAGLIKLRGDPCWRDFTCMFYHYETQPMPNPLSWSFDKLPKPLHRASIGVHHVIELVVPFFYFAPRPFAWVAALAGLLTIVYQAWLMVSGNFAWLNALTIVLALSTFDDALFEGLGGFTTPATVPVGTPHQVVIYGLLLLVVVLSYWPVRNLISSSQSMNRSFDPLHLVNTYGAFGSITRERYELVIEGTRDEGEDPEWRTYEFKGKPTDPGKRPPQWAPYHLRLDWQLWFAAMSARPRREWFPRFVEKLLDGNDQVESLLAHDPFPDEPPSRIRVRRYRYEFTSRAEKRETGDWWRREFVNEYYDTASRGTRRSRVF, from the coding sequence ATGCTCGACCTCGGCGACTACTGGCTCGTCCGCTTTTGCTTCCGGCGTGCCCTCGGGCTGGTCTACCTCGTCGCGTTCCTCGTCGCCGTCAACCAGTACCCGGCGCTCCACGGCGAGGACGGTATCCTCCCCGCCGCCGACTTCCTCGACCGGGTGGCCGTTCGCGACGCGCCCGGCCTCTTCCAGCTCGACGCGAGCGATCGGGCTCTCAAGGTGTGTGCGTGGGCCGGCGTCGGCCTCTCGACCCTCGCCGTTACGGGACTCGCGGACGCGTTCGGTACCCCGTTCTCGATGGTCGTCTGGGGTGCGCTCTGGCTGCTCTACCTCTCCTTCGTGAACGCCGGCCGGACGTTCTACGGGTTCGGCTGGGAGTCGCTGCTGCTCGAAACGGGCTTCCTCGCGGTCTTCCTCGGTGGGATGCACACCGCCCCGCCCGACATCGTTGTCTGGTTGCTCCGGTGGGTGCTCTTCCGGGTGATGTTCGGCGCGGGCCTCATCAAACTTCGTGGGGACCCCTGCTGGCGGGACTTCACGTGTATGTTCTATCACTACGAGACCCAGCCGATGCCGAACCCGCTGAGCTGGTCCTTCGACAAGCTCCCGAAACCGCTCCACCGAGCCAGCATCGGGGTGCATCACGTCATCGAACTCGTGGTCCCCTTCTTCTACTTCGCGCCGCGACCGTTCGCGTGGGTCGCCGCGCTGGCTGGCCTGCTGACCATCGTCTATCAGGCCTGGCTGATGGTCTCGGGGAACTTCGCGTGGCTCAACGCCCTCACCATCGTGCTCGCGCTCTCGACCTTCGACGACGCGCTCTTCGAGGGACTTGGGGGATTCACCACCCCGGCTACCGTACCCGTCGGGACGCCACACCAGGTCGTGATTTACGGATTGCTCCTGCTGGTCGTCGTCCTGAGCTACTGGCCGGTTCGGAACCTGATATCGAGTTCGCAGTCGATGAACCGGAGCTTCGACCCGCTCCACTTGGTGAACACCTACGGCGCGTTCGGGTCGATAACGAGGGAGCGCTACGAGCTCGTCATCGAGGGAACACGCGACGAAGGCGAGGACCCCGAGTGGCGGACCTACGAGTTCAAAGGCAAACCCACGGATCCGGGGAAGCGGCCGCCGCAGTGGGCTCCCTACCACCTTCGGCTCGACTGGCAGCTCTGGTTCGCGGCGATGAGCGCGCGCCCGCGTCGCGAGTGGTTCCCACGCTTCGTCGAGAAGCTCCTCGACGGCAACGACCAGGTCGAATCGCTGCTGGCACACGACCCGTTCCCCGACGAACCGCCCAGCAGAATCCGGGTTCGGCGCTACCGCTACGAGTTCACCTCGCGCGCCGAGAAGCGCGAGACCGGCGACTGGTGGCGACGCGAGTTCGTCAACGAGTACTACGATACTGCCTCGCGGGGGACGCGCCGCTCCCGGGTGTTCTGA